The following are from one region of the Phycisphaerae bacterium genome:
- the ispG gene encoding flavodoxin-dependent (E)-4-hydroxy-3-methylbut-2-enyl-diphosphate synthase, with protein MYPRRKTRQVKVGPVLIGGDAPVSIQSMTSTYTYEIDKTVAQIQALARAGCDIVRVAVPEPRDTEALRHILPQCPVPIVADVHFHFQRAMESIEAGVHKIRLNPGNIQDRKQVDRVIRACRERGIPIRVGVNEGGIVERKDKSKRAEEKARLEQNYEDELVGIMIDKLEEYLRIFDENDFQDVVISAKSIDPRIVIKAYTAISDRFDFPLHLGVTHAGPKETGCIRSVTALGTLLANGIGDTVRISYASDPVFEVEDAKEMLNCLGLRPRVEPELIACPTCGRIEVDLITLVQDVRRKLADIKVPVKVAVMGCVVNGPGEAEGADVAVFAGKGKGIIYVQGEQVRTVSESEMMQALYEESLAFAERVQRGEAQLRHGGVTIKPPDPLPRADGSLPLPVVTR; from the coding sequence ATGTACCCTCGCCGAAAAACCCGCCAGGTCAAGGTCGGTCCCGTTTTGATCGGCGGCGACGCGCCTGTTTCGATTCAGTCAATGACGAGTACCTATACATACGAAATCGACAAGACCGTCGCGCAGATTCAGGCACTGGCTCGCGCCGGCTGCGATATCGTGCGGGTGGCCGTCCCTGAACCGCGGGATACGGAGGCATTGAGGCACATTTTGCCGCAGTGTCCGGTGCCGATCGTGGCGGACGTTCATTTCCATTTTCAGCGGGCGATGGAGTCGATCGAGGCGGGGGTACACAAGATTCGGCTGAATCCGGGCAATATCCAGGATCGCAAGCAGGTTGACCGCGTGATCCGGGCCTGTCGAGAACGGGGGATTCCAATCCGCGTCGGCGTGAACGAAGGCGGCATCGTGGAGCGCAAGGACAAATCCAAGCGTGCGGAGGAGAAGGCCAGGCTTGAGCAGAACTATGAGGATGAACTCGTCGGCATCATGATCGACAAGCTGGAAGAGTATCTCCGGATTTTTGACGAGAACGACTTTCAGGACGTCGTCATCAGCGCCAAGAGCATTGATCCGAGAATTGTCATCAAAGCCTACACGGCGATCAGCGACCGATTTGATTTTCCATTGCATCTGGGTGTCACGCACGCGGGGCCGAAGGAAACCGGGTGCATCCGCAGTGTCACTGCGCTGGGGACCCTGCTGGCCAACGGCATCGGCGACACGGTCCGCATCAGCTACGCGAGCGATCCGGTGTTCGAAGTCGAGGACGCCAAGGAGATGCTCAACTGTCTGGGCCTGCGTCCTCGAGTCGAGCCTGAGTTGATCGCGTGTCCGACGTGCGGACGAATCGAGGTTGATCTGATCACGCTTGTGCAGGACGTCCGTCGGAAGCTGGCTGATATCAAAGTCCCGGTGAAGGTGGCGGTGATGGGCTGCGTCGTGAATGGTCCCGGCGAGGCCGAGGGCGCTGATGTGGCCGTCTTTGCGGGTAAGGGCAAGGGCATCATCTATGTCCAAGGGGAGCAGGTACGGACGGTCAGCGAAAGCGAGATGATGCAGGCGCTGTACGAGGAGTCGCTGGCGTTCGCGGAGCGCGTGCAGCGCGGGGAGGCGCAGCTCCGCCATGGCGGCGTGACCATCAAGCCGCCGGATCCGCTACCAAGGGCGGACGGGAGCCTGCCGCTACCTGTTGTGACCCGATAG
- the sdhB gene encoding succinate dehydrogenase iron-sulfur subunit — translation MGSNATAHGKESHDHGHGHGRHRVGDKVHFRIARQDKPGGQRYYESFAVEYVPGMNVISALQAIAKNPQPIGSDKTVKPVVWDCNCLEEVCGACTMVINGTVRQACSALVDKLECNSGGEIELEPMSKFPVVRDLMVDRKRMFRGLQRVKAWIPVDGYHDEGPGPLQGPEAQEEAYPLSECMTCGCCMEVCPQYSKIELVQQAGETDQEFKRRQYTAMDADFVGPAVISQAVLFNTHPTGQITKGVRLDALMGPGGITDCGNAQNCVKVCPKNIPLTRSIAKAGRDTSIYAIKRWLSK, via the coding sequence ATGGGTTCAAACGCAACGGCGCACGGCAAGGAATCGCACGATCACGGTCATGGACACGGCCGCCATCGCGTGGGTGACAAAGTTCATTTTCGAATCGCACGCCAGGACAAGCCCGGCGGCCAGCGATATTACGAGTCGTTCGCCGTGGAATACGTTCCGGGTATGAACGTCATTTCCGCATTGCAGGCGATCGCGAAAAATCCCCAGCCGATCGGAAGCGACAAGACCGTGAAGCCCGTCGTCTGGGATTGCAATTGCCTCGAGGAGGTCTGTGGCGCCTGTACGATGGTGATCAACGGCACCGTCCGGCAGGCCTGCTCGGCACTGGTCGATAAATTGGAGTGCAACAGCGGAGGCGAGATCGAGCTGGAGCCCATGAGCAAGTTTCCGGTCGTGCGTGACCTCATGGTCGATCGAAAGCGCATGTTCCGAGGCTTGCAACGGGTCAAGGCATGGATTCCTGTCGATGGATATCACGACGAAGGGCCGGGGCCGCTCCAGGGTCCTGAGGCTCAGGAGGAAGCCTATCCGCTCTCGGAGTGCATGACCTGTGGCTGCTGTATGGAAGTCTGCCCGCAGTATTCAAAAATCGAATTGGTCCAGCAGGCCGGTGAGACCGATCAGGAATTCAAACGAAGGCAATACACGGCAATGGACGCCGATTTTGTCGGCCCCGCGGTCATCTCCCAGGCGGTGCTGTTTAACACCCATCCGACCGGCCAGATCACCAAGGGCGTTCGGCTTGACGCATTGATGGGGCCCGGCGGAATCACCGACTGCGGAAACGCGCAGAATTGCGTGAAAGTGTGTCCGAAGAACATCCCGCTGACCCGGTCGATCGCCAAGGCCGGCCGCGACACATCCATCTACGCCATCAAGCGTTGGCTGTCAAAGTAG
- a CDS encoding exosortase/archaeosortase family protein — protein MPFRRKQPRARMLAPSPADPARQHGDLGKSSQAQLGLGPAGAVRFLTVFVLVSAAGVGLEYYLMQHNAAVGYRSIVASAADQLPRSLGLETDRRGTQIWINRRVLEVTPECSGVEPIAIFIAGVLAFPCDRRKRVLGLFVGIFGVGLLNIARVGWLAVVAGWWPGAFDPWHDALMHMFPLFVVLPLWLIWLTGRGGFAIRFLLSLAVMSCLWGAAAEPLIDATLTATKAILRFAGTPAPFLLMDDLRYWWLAPPVQLFMTLTVVSNWISWRRRLITIIIGVCCLWYVVLMDVIAQSSPYLGSEEKRYILSSILTKGHLIVAPTIYWLVLTPLPFGRSDAVAQPEGRPLEQNRSADSMAVDVSDTLSSGKRPARASGRFLSTAARVVIAILLCAWIGPTLIYFGRCASNEVIDARASLAGAIGEWEHGGSITDAVKAALTLGSIQEKATQRKDQHLSYLVGRLILEDVRTERDPGRRAAKLAAAKSFLLDPAIDPKARHSIRTRISELETDAPARSSEDQGTLPGPRKS, from the coding sequence ATGCCATTTCGCAGAAAACAGCCTCGCGCTCGAATGCTGGCGCCGTCCCCCGCGGATCCGGCCAGACAGCACGGCGACCTTGGGAAATCGTCGCAGGCGCAACTCGGACTCGGCCCGGCCGGAGCGGTGCGATTTCTTACAGTATTTGTCCTGGTCAGCGCCGCGGGTGTCGGGCTTGAGTATTACCTGATGCAACATAACGCGGCTGTCGGGTATCGCTCGATCGTCGCGTCTGCCGCTGATCAACTCCCGCGCAGCCTCGGGCTCGAGACCGACCGGCGCGGCACTCAGATCTGGATCAATCGACGAGTGCTTGAGGTCACGCCCGAATGCAGCGGCGTCGAGCCCATCGCCATTTTCATCGCGGGCGTGCTGGCCTTCCCCTGCGATCGTCGGAAACGGGTTCTCGGGCTGTTCGTGGGGATATTCGGTGTCGGTCTGTTAAACATTGCTCGCGTCGGCTGGCTCGCCGTCGTGGCCGGCTGGTGGCCCGGCGCTTTCGATCCGTGGCACGACGCGCTGATGCATATGTTTCCACTCTTTGTGGTGCTGCCGCTGTGGCTGATCTGGCTGACAGGCCGCGGCGGATTCGCGATTAGATTTCTCCTCTCCCTTGCCGTGATGAGCTGTCTCTGGGGTGCGGCTGCCGAACCACTGATTGACGCAACGTTGACTGCGACGAAGGCCATCCTGAGATTCGCCGGCACGCCTGCGCCCTTTCTGCTTATGGACGATCTGCGATACTGGTGGCTCGCGCCGCCGGTGCAGCTATTCATGACGCTCACGGTCGTCTCGAATTGGATCTCCTGGCGACGGCGGCTCATCACAATCATCATCGGCGTCTGTTGTCTGTGGTATGTCGTCTTGATGGATGTCATTGCGCAATCGTCGCCGTATCTCGGCTCGGAGGAGAAACGCTACATCCTGAGCAGCATTCTGACCAAGGGCCACCTCATCGTCGCCCCCACGATTTACTGGCTGGTGCTCACGCCGTTGCCATTCGGGCGATCGGACGCGGTCGCTCAGCCGGAGGGCCGCCCACTCGAACAGAACCGGTCCGCTGATTCGATGGCAGTTGACGTGTCGGACACGTTGTCGTCCGGCAAGCGACCCGCGCGCGCCAGCGGCCGATTCTTATCGACCGCGGCGCGCGTTGTCATCGCGATTCTTCTATGCGCGTGGATTGGCCCGACGCTGATTTACTTCGGCCGCTGTGCATCAAACGAGGTAATTGATGCCCGCGCCAGTCTGGCCGGCGCCATCGGGGAGTGGGAACATGGCGGATCGATCACCGATGCCGTAAAGGCGGCACTAACACTCGGATCAATCCAGGAAAAGGCGACTCAGCGAAAGGACCAGCATCTGAGCTACCTCGTCGGACGCCTCATCCTTGAAGACGTTCGGACCGAACGAGACCCCGGTAGGCGAGCGGCCAAGCTTGCCGCCGCAAAGTCATTCCTCCTCGACCCGGCAATCGATCCGAAAGCCCGTCACTCAATTCGGACGAGAATCAGTGAGCTGGAAACGGACGCACCCGCTCGTTCCAGCGAAGATCAAGGGACGCTTCCGGGGCCGAGAAAGTCATGA